One window of the Eucalyptus grandis isolate ANBG69807.140 chromosome 6, ASM1654582v1, whole genome shotgun sequence genome contains the following:
- the LOC104450743 gene encoding DNA repair RAD52-like protein 1, mitochondrial, with the protein MAGFVMRSLRNSLRSSSPSKPFLLPLQLGARSRMFAAKSSPSPTRDRDAETERAEEYDDAVPTSGISRPLSEILKELNKRVPDSLVKVRLEDGSSIKYIPWHIVNRIMNLHAPEWSGEVRSITYSADGKTVSVVYRVTLYGTDAEMYRESIGTASVDDAGYGDPMQKAEAMAFRRACARFGLGLHLYHEDML; encoded by the exons ATGGCCGGTTTTGTGATGAGATCTCTCAGAAACTCACTTCGTTCCTCTTCCCCCTCGAAACCCTTCCTCCTTCCCCTGCAGCTCGGAGCTCGTTCCCGCATGTTCGCGGCGAAGTCTTCGCCTTCTCCTACCCGAGACAGAGATGCAGAGACCGAGAGAGCCGAGGAGTACGACGACGCCGTACCCACTTCCGGAATCAGCAGGCCCCTCTCCGAGATACTCAAGGAACTCAACAAGCGCGTCCCCGATTCACTCGTCAAAGTCCGCCTCGAAGATGGGTCCTCCATCAAATACATcccttg GCACATAGTCAATAGAATCATGAACTTACATGCACCGG AGTGGTCTGGCGAGGTTCGGAGCATCACTTATTCAGCTGATGGCAAGACCGTGTCTGTTGTTTACCGTGTGACGCTCTACGGGACCGATGCAGAG ATGTACAGGGAGTCAATTGGTACTGCTTCAGTGGACGATGCTGGTTATGGAGATCCTATGCAAAAGGCAGAAGCTATGGCTTTTCGTCGAGCTTGTGCGCGTTTTGGCCTTGGGCTACATTTGTATCATGAAGATATGCTGTGA
- the LOC104452280 gene encoding LOW QUALITY PROTEIN: GDSL esterase/lipase At1g71250 (The sequence of the model RefSeq protein was modified relative to this genomic sequence to represent the inferred CDS: inserted 1 base in 1 codon) produces MIGFSERPWLVAVLLMISVVQCANVALGSQQVPAMFVFGDSIVDVGNNNYLNSYAKCNYPPYGIDYPTGPSGRFCNGKNIADMLGDLLGLPSPPAYANPSTTGAKVLGGVNYASAAGGILDESGRHYGERYSLSQQVLNFENTLNQVRTMLSGTALSQYLEKSIAVMVIGSNDYINNYLMPSMYSSSYIYTPQAYGNLLLNRYARQILALNSLGLRKFXLAGIAPLGCIPNQRASGRSPPDRCVDSVNQMLGTFNEGLRSLVQQLNSNHPGSIFLYGNTYGAMGDILNNPAAYGFSVVDKACCGIGRNQGEITCAPFLTPCADTNQHVFWDAYHLTQAANSVLVQRAFYGPQSDCYPINIQQMAQL; encoded by the exons ATGATAGGGTTCAGTGAGAGACCATGGCTCGTTGCTGTGCTACTGATGATTTCAGTCGTGCAGTGCGCCAACGTGGCTCTAGGATCACAGCAAGTACCAGCGATGTTTGTCTTTGGAGACTCGATAGTCGATGTCGGGAACAATAATTACCTCAACTCCTATGCCAAATGCAATTACCCTCCTTATGGTATTGACTACCCTACTGGACCTTCTGGTAGATTTTGTAACGGGAAGAACATCGCCGACATGCTTG GAGACCTGCTGGGTTTGCCGAGTCCTCCGGCTTATGCCAATCCGTCCACAACTGGAGCAAAAGTCCTAGGGGGAGTAAATTATGCATCTGCGGCTGGGGGCATACTCGATGAGTCAGGCCGACACTAC GGAGAAAGGTACAGCCTGAGCCAGCAAGTTCTGAACTTTGAGAACACCCTGAATCAAGTGAGAACAATGCTGAGTGGAACGGCTTTGAGCCAATACCTCGAGAAATCCATCGCCGTCATGGTCATTGGCAGCAACGACTACATCAACAACTACCTCATGCCTTCTATGTACTCTTCCAGCTACATTTACACTCCCCAGGCCTATGGGAACCTCCTTCTCAACCGCTACGCTCGACAGATTCTG GCACTGAACAGTCTAGGACTGAGGAAGT TTCTAGCAGGAATCGCACCGCTCGGCTGCATCCCAAACCAGAGGGCCAGCGGCCGATCCCCCCCAGACCGATGCGTCGACTCAGTAAACCAGATGCTCGGGACCTTCAACGAGGGGCTCAGGTCGCTCGTGCAGCAGCTGAACAGCAACCACCCGGGCTCAATCTTTTTATACGGAAACACCTATGGCGCCATGGGTGACATCCTAAACAATCCGGCTGCATACG GGTTCAGTGTCGTGGACAAGGCATGCTGTGGAATAGGAAGGAACCAAGGCGAGATAACGTGCGCTCCATTCCTAACGCCGTGCGCCGACACGAACCAACACGTGTTCTGGGACGCGTATCACCTGACGCAGGCCGCTAATTCGGTTCTCGTCCAGAGGGCTTTCTATGGTCCGCAGTCGGACTGTTACCCGATCAACATCCAGCAAATGGCTCAGCTCTAG
- the LOC104450744 gene encoding protein NRT1/ PTR FAMILY 4.4, producing MEKTSRKLDLSSTSEIGDGDQTLHHQVPVDWRGRPCRANRHGGMTAAIFVLGLQAFEMMAIAGVGNNLITYVFSDMHFPLSKSANIVTNFVGTIFLLSLLGGFLSDSYLGSFWTMLVFGFVELAGFILLSIQAHLQSLKPPKCNMTDAQGSHCEEASGYRALIFYVSLCLVALGSGCLKPNIISHGADQFRREDSRQSRRLSTYFNAAYFAFCTGELVALTVLVWVQTDSGMDVGFGVSAAAMVVGLVSLISGILFYKNTPPHGSIFTPIAQVFVAAITKRKQICPSNTDMLHGNKINESNDQVASAAESSNLRHTEKFRFLDKACIKIQDGARDSESPWRLCTVRQVEQVKIIISVIPIFACTIIFNTILAQLQTFSVLQGRSMDTRIKDHFHVPPASLQAIPYLMLIVVVPLYETLFVPITRRLTGRDSGISPLQRVGIGLFIASFSMVSAALVEKKRRDSALQHHETLSIFWIAPQFLIFGLSEMFTAVGLIEFFYKQSVEGMQSFLTAMTYCSYSFGFYLSSLLVSLVNKITSTSSSSVGGWLSDNDLNKDRLDLFYWLLAALSFINFLNYLFCSLWYSNKLSPLSSTSPIKSHIGGDAVQRPQLDQPT from the exons ATGGAGAAGACAAGCAGGAAGTTGGACCTAAGTTCGACGTCTGAAATTGGAGATGGTGATCAGACTCTTCATCATCAGGTGCCTGTGGATTGGAGAGGAAGACCTTGCCGAGCCAACAGACATGGCGGAATGACTGCCGCTATCTTCgttctcg GTCTCCAAGCGTTTGAGATGATGGCGATCGCTGGGGTTGGCAACAATCTGATAACGTATGTGTTCAGCGACATGCACTTCCCTCTGTCCAAATCCGCCAACATCGTCACCAACTTCGTCGGCaccatcttcctcctctcccttcTTGGCGGCTTCCTCTCCGACTCATACCTCGGGAGCTTCTGGACCATGCTCGTCTTCGGCTTCGTTGAGCTTGCG GGTTTTATACTACTGTCCATCCAAGCACATCTCCAATCACTAAAGCCACCAAAATGCAACATGACTGATGCCCAAGGGTCCCATTGTGAGGAGGCTAGTGGTTACAGGGCTCTCATATTTTATGTGTCCCTTTGCCTAGTGGCACTTGGGAGTGGGTGCTTGAAGCCCAACATCATCTCCCATGGGGCTGACCAGTTCAGGAGGGAGGACTCCAGGCAGTCCAGGAGGCTCTCCACCTACTTCAATGCCGCCTACTTTGCCTTCTGCACCGGGGAGCTTGTCGCCCTCACTGTCCTCGTCTGGGTCCAGACTGACTCTGGGATGGATGTAGGCTTTGGCGTCTCTGCCGCCGCCATGGTGGTGGGGCTGGTCAGCCTGATCTCAGGAATCCTGTTTTACAAGAACACGCCTCCTCACGGAAGCATCTTCACCCCGATAGCCCAA GTTTTTGTGGCTGCCATCACAAAGAGAAAGCAGATCTGTCCTTCGAATACTGACATGCTTCATGGCAACAAAATCAATGAATCTAACGATCAGGTTGCCTCTGCAGCCGAGAGCAGCAATCTCCGCCACACCGAGAAGTTCAG ATTCCTAGACAAGGCCTGCATTAAGATACAAGATGGAGCTCGGGACAGCGAAAGCCCATGGAGACTCTGCACGGTCAGGCAGGTGGAGCAGGTGAAGATCATAATCTCGGTCATCCCGATATTCGCCTGCACCATAATCTTCAATACCATCCTAGCGCAGCTCCAAACATTCTCGGTCCTACAGGGGCGTTCCATGGACACCCGAATCAAGGACCACTTCCATGTGCCCCCAGCGTCCCTACAGGCCATCCCTTACCTCATGCTAATTGTTGTCGTCCCACTGTACGAGACCTTGTTTGTCCCGATCACCCGTCGCCTGACTGGGAGGGACTCAGGGATCTCCCCGCTCCAGAGAGTCGGTATCGGGCTCTTCATTGCAAGCTTCTCGATGGTCTCTGCAGCTCTggttgagaagaagaggagggacTCGGCGCTGCAGCATCATGAGACTCTCTCCATATTCTGGATAGCCCCACAGTTCCTCATATTTGGGCTCTCGGAGATGTTCACTGCGGTCGGGCTCATTGAGTTCTTCTACAAGCAGTCGGTCGAGGGGATGCAATCCTTCTTGACTGCCATGACTTACTGCTCCTACTCATTTGGGTTCTATCTGAGCTCACTCCTGGTCTCACTGGTCAACAAGATAACCTCAACTTCATCATCCTCTGTTGGTGGGTGGCTCAGTGACAATGACCTCAACAAGGACAGGCTTGACCTCTTTTACTGGTTACTGGCTGCACTAAGCTTCATTAACTTCCTCAACTACCTCTTTTGCTCTTTATGGTACTCTAACAAGCTATCTCCATTATCTTCAACATCACCAATCAAATCCCACATAGGAGGAGACGCTGTACAAAGACCACAGCTGGATCAACCCACTTGA
- the LOC104452281 gene encoding probable beta-1,3-galactosyltransferase 8: MRGKLLPGRFIFVLCISSFLAGSLFTGRTWTAHPSPDTDGQMPTAQDCDHKRKLVEEESGDMAAEVTKTHQAIKSLDRTMSKLETDLAVARAGQLDGRASEHSASSSNLSLAKAFVVVGINTAFSSKRRRDSLRRTWLPRGEKLKKLEKEKGVVVRFVIGHTATPGGGLDRAIDAEDARHHDFLRLDHVEGYHRLSSKTRLYFSTAASIWDADFYVKVDDDVHLNLGMLVSTLAMHRSKPRIYIGCMKSGPVLSLKDEKYHEPEFWKFGEEGNKYFRHATGQLYAISKDLASYISTNSPILHRYANEDVSVGAWFIGLEIEHVDERSMCCGTPPDCAAKAEAGNVCVASFDWSCSGVCKSVERMEKIHGLCGEGDGALWDFHLLTPEDEFAATSLIMLDAICGVRGLI, from the exons ATGCGGGGAAAGCTGCTTCCAGGGAGATTCATATTCGTGCTGTGCATTTCGAGCTTCCTGGCAGGATCGCTCTTCACGGGCCGAACATGGACTGCTCACCCATCTCCCGACACCGACGGACAAATGCCGACGGCGCAGGATTGCGACCACAAGCGC AAACTCGTCGAGGAAGAATCCGGCGATATGGCGGCGGAAGTCACCAAGACCCACCAGGCCATCAA GTCGCTTGACAGAACAATGTCGAAACTGGAGACGGACTTGGCCGTGGCTCGTGCAGGCCAACTCGACGGCCGTGCTTCGGAACACAGTGCGTCCTCATCCAACCTCAGTCTCGCGAAGGCCTTCGTCGTGGTCGGGATCAACACGGCGTTCAGCAGCAAACGGAGGCGAGATTCACTCCGGCGAACGTGGTTGCCTAGAG gagagaagctgaagaagctggagaaagagaaaggggTGGTGGTGAGGTTCGTGATCGGGCACACCGCGACGCCGGGCGGGGGCCTGGACCGGGCGATCGACGCGGAGGACGCGAGGCACCACGACTTCCTCAGGCTGGACCACGTCGAGGGCTACCACCGGCTCTCTTCCAAGACCCGCCTCTACTTCTCCACGGCCGCCTCGATCTGGGATGCCGACTTCTACGTCAAGGTCGACGATGACGTCCACCTGAACCTTG GCATGCTGGTGAGCACATTGGCGATGCATCGGTCCAAGCCGCGGATCTACATCGGGTGCATGAAGTCCGGTCCGGTTTTGTCACTAAA ggaCGAAAAATACCACGAGCCGGAGTTTTGGAAATTCGGGGAAGAAGGGAACAAGTATTTCCGGCACGCCACCGGCCAGCTCTACGCCATCTCCAAGGACCTCGCTTCCTATATTTCCACTAACTC GCCCATATTGCATAGATACGCGAACGAGGACGTTTCGGTGGGAGCCTGGTTCATCGGCCTGGAAATTGAACACGTGGACGAGCGCTCCATGTGCTGCGGGACCCCTCCAG acTGCGCAGCGAAGGCGGAGGCTGGCAACGTGTGCGTGGCGTCATTCGATTGGTCATGCAGCGGCGTGTGCAAATCCGTGGAGCGGATGGAGAAGATCCACGGGCTGTGTGGGGAAGGAGACGGCGCTCTTTGGGATTTTCACCTGCTGACCCCGGAA GATGAATTTGCAGCAACTTCGTTGATTATGCTTGATGCTATCTGTGGAGTGAGAGGACtaatttga
- the LOC104450746 gene encoding PHD finger protein At1g33420, whose amino-acid sequence MPSAMGVNDCGRPYKRLKRRVTADLADFLSFNSGSAAAAGELSEGPFRSRVAEFLSTRARATFPPSPFSSLAAWRVLFRVGDLDSSKVVVPLDVVEEDVTRSRSVYCDQCRVVGWSGHPVCRKRYHFIIRRSNETSLSQGKCRKACSRCGNTFLLSDSRCKWCDCEITLEDVEDWVYSQLESNTHLLHGVIHSNGFGHLLSLNGREGGSTVLSGRDIMNFWDGLCTTLSVRKVSVMDVSKKYGMECRLLHSIAHGHSWYGNWGYEFSAGSYALTLDAYKRAIDSLSSMPLSPLLFHSRKPRTALQRVIAFYLAIAETELLTLQDLFSFMLGLIREDGGVSKDPSRKKPRTSKVLCAWSKDDVERVEQAMVRVLSAAAGEAGWVKRCALKGALYRSASPELLDYCLKHLGGKLTADGMVVRTRYNPATSAVEFRLETPSLGYDRSRFQLNHRPSREHVIRDLRFLYGSLIFPETMVNYRPQTTRERVRDSATKLLDCKQFMKDYASDEKAVKSPLNIHLWCHVELSDHSKDELHLPQELIVLPLNATVADLKAKVTKAFQDVYAMFKRFQAVGFPEYGHIEDSLSVKLLTGLNGSIRVHGKCLSMHGLNRFRMERGIENWTVDCDCGAKDDDGERMLACDTCGVWQHTRCAGIDNSDSVPLKYVCKRCLDPSVQVMKASGSGGNATNMDFPISGATCRVQAMLTDDNKVGSNVNVSFGVPRV is encoded by the exons ATGCCCTCCGCCATGGGAGTCAACGACTGCGGGAGACCCTACAAGCGCCTCAAGCGGAGGGTGACCGCCGACCTCGCCGACTTCCTCTCCTTCAACTCCGgctcggccgccgccgccggagagCTCTCCGAAGGGCCCTTCCGGTCGAGGGTCGCCGAGTTCCTGAGCACCCGCGCCCGCGCCACCTTCCCGCCGTCCCCCTTCTCGTCCCTGGCCGCCTGGAGGGTCCTCTTCCGCGTCGGCGACCTGGACTCGTCCAAGGTGGTGGTCCCTCTGGACGTCGTCGAGGAGGACGTCACGAGGTCCAGATCCGTGTACTGTGACCAGTGCCGCGTCGTTG GGTGGAGCGGACATCCGGTGTGTCGGAAACGGTACCATTTCATCATAAGGAGGTCCAACGAGACCAGTCTCTCCCAAGGCAAATGCCGCAAGGCTTGTTCCAGATGTGGCAACACCTTCCTCTTATCCGATTCCAG GTGCAAATGGTGCGACTGCGAGATAACGTTGGAGGATGTGGAGGACTGGGTGTACTCGCAGCTGGAGAGCAACACCCATCTCCTGCACGGGGTCATCCACTCCAACGGCTTCGGCCACTTGCTCTCCCTCAACGGCCGAGAGGGCGGCTCCACCGTCCTCTCCGGCCGCGACATCATGAACTTCTGGGACGGCCTCTGCACCACTCTCTCCGTCAG GAAGGTCAGCGTGATGGACGTGTCGAAGAAATACGGGATGGAGTGTCGGCTGCTGCATTCGATCGCTCATGGCCACTCTTGGTATGGCAACTGGGGCTACGAGTTCAGTGCAGGAAGCTACGCATTGACACTCGATGCGTACAAGAGAGCCATCGATTCGCTCTCTAGCATGCCCCTTTCGCCCCTTCTATTCCACAGCCGGAAGCCTCGGACTGCCTTGCAGAGAGTCATCGCTTTCTACCTAGCCATAGCCGAGACCGAACTTCTAACGCTGCAAGACCTCTTCTCCTTCATGCTGGGTCTAATCCGCGAAGACGGAGGGGTTTCTAAAGACCCGTCCAGGAAGAAACCTCGAACTTCAAAGGTGTTATGTGCTTGGTCTAAGGACGACGTTGAACGCGTGGAACAGGCTATGGTGAGAGTTTTATCAGCCGCGGCCGGTGAGGCTGGCTGGGTGAAAAGGTGTGCTCTTAAAGGTGCCTTGTATAGGTCTGCTTCTCCTGAGCTTCTGGACTATTGCCTCAAACACCTGGGAGGGAAATTGACGGCCGATGGGATGGTAGTCCGGACCCGTTACAACCCCGCGACAAGTGCTGTCGAATTCAG GCTTGAGACTCCGAGTCTTGGATACGACAGATCTCGCTTCCAGCTTAACCACCGCCCATCGAGAGAGCATGTGATTCGCGACCTTAGGTTCCTGTACGGTTCTTTGATTTTTCCGGAAACAATGGTAAATTATAGACCTCAGACAACAAGAGAGCGTGTGCGCGATTCAGCAACAAAGCTTCTTGATTGCAAACAGTTTATGAAGGATTATGCCTCAGATGAAAAAGCAGTTAAATCCCCACTTAACATTCACCTTTGGTGTCATGTGGAGCTCTCGGACCATTCTAAGGATGAATTGCACCTACCTCAGGAACTAATCGTGTTGCCCTTGAATGCAACTGTGGCCGACCTTAAAGCCAAAGTGACAAAGGCTTTCCAAGACGTGTATGCGATGTTTAAACGGTTTCAGGCAGTGGGCTTCCCAGAATATGGTCATATCGAGGACTCTCTCTCTGTTAAGCTATTGACCGGTTTGAATGGGTCTATTCGGGTTCATGGTAAGTGCCTCTCGATGCATGGGCTCAACCGCTTTCGGATGGAGAGGGGGATAGAGAACTGGACGGTGGATTGTGACTGTGGCGCCAaggatgatgatggagagaggATGTTGGCTTGCGACACATGCGGGGTTTGGCAGCATACCAGGTGTGCTGGAATCGACAATTCAGACTCCGTCCCTTTGAAATATGTCTGCAAGAGGTGTTTGGACCCGTCCGTTCAAGTTATGAAGGCATCGGGCTCTGGTGGTAACGCCACCAATATGGATTTTCCTATCTCAGGTGCTACTTGCAGGGTTCAAGCAATGCTAACTGATGATAACAAAGTTGGAAGCAATGTAAATGTGTCGTTTGGTGTCCCCAGAGTGTAG